The DNA sequence ACCGGCGAGCAGGTCGGGCCCTACCGCGTCGCCCGCCAGATCGGGCGCGGCGGCATGGGTACGGTCTACCTCGCCGAGCGTGCCGACGGGCAGTTCGAGCAGACGGTTGCCCTCAAGCTCGTCCGCCCGGGCCTTGCGCCGGAGGTCGGGGCGCGCTTCCGGGCCGAGCGCCGCATCCTGGCGCGGCTGGAGCACCCTCACATCGCGCGCCTGCTCGACGGCGGGGTCGCCGCCGACGGCCGGCCGTGGCTGGCGATGGAGTACGTCGCGGGCGAGCCGGTCACCGACTACTGTGATCGCAAGCGGCTCTCGGTCAACGAGCGCCTCGCGCTCTTCGAGACGGTCTGCGAAACCGTCGCCTACGCCCACCGCAACCTCGTCGTCCACCGCGACCTCAAGCCGTCGAACATCCTCGTCACGGACGACGGCACGGTGAAGCTCCTCGACTTCGGGATCGCCAAGCTCCTCGACGACGCCGAGGGCGGGGTGCCGTTCACGGTCGCCGAGACGCGGACGGGGCTGCAGCTGATGACGCCGGAGTACGCCGCGCCGGAGCAGGTCCGCGCCGAGGCGGTGACGGTGGCGACGGACGTCTACGCGCTCGGCATCCTCCTCTACGAACTGCTGACCGGGCGCCGCCCGTACCGCCTCGCGAGCCGTGCCCGGTACGAGGTCGAGCGCGCGATCCTGGAAGAAGAGCCGACGCGCCCCAGCACGGCCGTCGGTGCCCCGGTGACCGCAGCGGTGAGTGACACGACCCCGGCCACGCTCAGCCAGGCCCGCCGCGCCGACACGGGCACGCTCCGCCGCCGCCTCGCCGGTGACCTCGACCAGATCGTCCTCACCGCGCTGCGCAAAGAGCCCGAGCGCCGCTACGGCTCGGCCGGTGCCTTCGCCGACGACGTGCGCCGCCACCTCGACGGGCTGCCGGTGCGGGCGCAGGCGGACACGGTGGGGTACCGGACGCGGAAGTTCGTCCGGCGCCACCGCCTCGGGATCGGGGCCGCCGCCCTCGTGTTCCTCGCACTCGCTGCCGGCCTCGGCGTGGCACTGTGGCAGGCTGGGGCCGCCCGCGCTGCCCAGGCCGAGGCGGAGGTCGAGGCACGGCGGGCGCAGGCCGAAGCGGACAAGGCGGAGACCGTAGCCGACTTCCTCGTGGGCCTGTTCGAGGCCAGCACGCCGGAGCAGGCACAGGGGCGGGAGATCACCGCACGCGAAGTGCTCGAACAGGGAAAGGCCCAGGTGCAGGCGGAACTGGCCGAGCAGCCCCTCCTGCAGGCCACGATGCAGGAGGCGCTCGGGCGCGTCTACACGGCGCTAGGCGACTACGACACGGCTGACTCGCTCCTGAGCGGTGCCCTCGGGCAGCGGCAGGGGCTCCTCGGAGACGAGGTTCCCGAGGTCGCTGATGCCCTGTACCACCTGGCCGGGGTGTACTACTACAAACGGCAGGTGACGACGGCCGACTCTCTCCTGCGCCGTTCGCTCGCCATCCGGCGTGCCGTGCAGCCGCTCGACTCGCTCGCGCTGGCGGCCACCCTCAACGACCTCGGCGTGATGGCGCGGCGCCTCCAGCGCTACGACGAGGCCGCCGCCCACTACGGCGAAGCCATCGCGCTGCGGAGCCGGACAGGAGACCCAGCGCTCCGGGCGGAGTCGCTCAACAACCTCGGCACGCTCTTCTACTCCCGGGGCGAGCGCGAGGGCGACCGGACCTTCCTCCTCCAGGCCGAGCAGCACTTCCGCGAGGCGCTTGACCTGCGAACCTCGGCCCTGGGGCAGCGGCACCCCCGGACGAACGTCACGCGCCGCACCCTCGGCCTGCTCCTGTCCAGCCTCGGCCGCCCAGCCGAGGCCGAGCCGCTGCTGCGCGAGGGGGTCGCCGTCGCGCGGCAGGTCTACGACCCCGAGCACCCGCGCATGGCCTACGCGCTCGAGACGCTGGCCTACGTGACCGAGGACCTCGGCGACGACGAGGAGACCGAAGCGCTGCTGCGCGAGGTGGTGGAGATCTCCCGCGTCGCTTTCGGCCCCGACAGCGCCGTGCCCGCCGGGTATTTGCTGCGCCTCGCGGTCGTGCTCAGCCGGACAGGCCGCGCAGCCGAGGCCGAGCCGCTCGTGCGCGAAGCCCTCGGGCGGTACGAGGCTCGGCGGGGGCCTACGGACCGCCGCACCCTCGCCGCCCGGCGCGTGCTCGGCCGCGTCCTCACCGACGCCGGACGGCCCGCCGAGGCCGAACCGCACCTTCGCGCCGCGCTCGGCCACTCCACCGCCACGGGGCGCGCCCGTGCCCGCCGGGACCTCGGACGTGCTCTGCTGGCGCTGGGGCAACCCGGCGAAGCAGAAGCACTGCTCCAGACAGCCCACGACTCGCTCGCCGCGGGGCCGCTCGACACCGACCCCGAACTGGCCCG is a window from the Bacteroidota bacterium genome containing:
- a CDS encoding serine/threonine-protein kinase, with the translated sequence MTSERWNQIEVLFEQAADLPPGERASFLDDACRTPGGDPDPALREEVAALLAADADAEGYLHAFGDDVLAPALDAALAGRDPLTGEQVGPYRVARQIGRGGMGTVYLAERADGQFEQTVALKLVRPGLAPEVGARFRAERRILARLEHPHIARLLDGGVAADGRPWLAMEYVAGEPVTDYCDRKRLSVNERLALFETVCETVAYAHRNLVVHRDLKPSNILVTDDGTVKLLDFGIAKLLDDAEGGVPFTVAETRTGLQLMTPEYAAPEQVRAEAVTVATDVYALGILLYELLTGRRPYRLASRARYEVERAILEEEPTRPSTAVGAPVTAAVSDTTPATLSQARRADTGTLRRRLAGDLDQIVLTALRKEPERRYGSAGAFADDVRRHLDGLPVRAQADTVGYRTRKFVRRHRLGIGAAALVFLALAAGLGVALWQAGAARAAQAEAEVEARRAQAEADKAETVADFLVGLFEASTPEQAQGREITAREVLEQGKAQVQAELAEQPLLQATMQEALGRVYTALGDYDTADSLLSGALGQRQGLLGDEVPEVADALYHLAGVYYYKRQVTTADSLLRRSLAIRRAVQPLDSLALAATLNDLGVMARRLQRYDEAAAHYGEAIALRSRTGDPALRAESLNNLGTLFYSRGEREGDRTFLLQAEQHFREALDLRTSALGQRHPRTNVTRRTLGLLLSSLGRPAEAEPLLREGVAVARQVYDPEHPRMAYALETLAYVTEDLGDDEETEALLREVVEISRVAFGPDSAVPAGYLLRLAVVLSRTGRAAEAEPLVREALGRYEARRGPTDRRTLAARRVLGRVLTDAGRPAEAEPHLRAALGHSTATGRARARRDLGRALLALGQPGEAEALLQTAHDSLAAGPLDTDPELARDLADTAQMLAALRESSPASLPDQP